The following proteins are encoded in a genomic region of Oncorhynchus keta strain PuntledgeMale-10-30-2019 chromosome 35, Oket_V2, whole genome shotgun sequence:
- the LOC118369248 gene encoding neuroglobin-like, producing MGCAISGLAPKTLGETKTEEDVAHLNEKQIQMIKESWKVIQEDIAKVGIIMFVRLFETHPECKDVFFLFRDVEDLEMLRTSRELRSHGLRVMSFIEKSVARLDQLERLDVLAVELGMSHYHYNAPPKYYSYVGAEFICAVQPILKERWTPELEEAWKTLFLYLSRLMKQGYQEETSRHHHEAASCKERPEKRNTPR from the exons ATGGGCTGCGCAATATCAGGACTGGCACCGAAAACACTTGGAGAGACAAAAACGGAAGAAGATGTTGCGCATCTCAACGAGAAGCAAATCCAGATGATCAAGGAGTCCTGGAAAGTTATCCAGGAGGACATTGCGAAAGTTGGAATTATTATGTTCGTCAG GTTATTTGAGACCCATCCAGAATGCAAGGATGTATTCTTTCTGTTCCGAGACGTGGAGGACCTTGAGATGTTACGAACCAGCCGTGAGCTCAGGTCACATGGCCTACG AGTAATGTCCTTCATTGAGAAAAGTGTGGCCAGACTGGACCAGCTGGAGAGACTAGATGTTCTGGCTGTGGAGCTAGGGATGAGCCATTACCATTACAACGCCCCACCTAAATACTACAGc TATGTAGGAGCAGAATTCATCTGTGCTGTCCAACCCATTCTCAAAGAGAGATGGACCCCTGAGCTTGAGGAGGCATGGAAG ACCCTGTTCCTGTACCTGAGCAGGCTTATGAAGCAGGGCTACCAGGAGGAGACAAGCAGACATCACCATGAGGCAGCATCCTGCAAGGAAAGGCCAGAGAAGAGGAACACACCCAGATGA